The following coding sequences lie in one Synechococcus sp. CC9902 genomic window:
- a CDS encoding extracellular solute-binding protein: MTFQLTRRRLLLAAVAAGLAACGRRSPGPELNLWTLQLAPKFNRYFADLIAAWTTVHPEDSVRWTDLPWGSVERKLLAAVYARTAPDLVNLNPPFAANLASKGGLTDLTPLLPSDAAERYLPSVWQACRDPDAGQIAVPWYLTVRLSLVNRELLDQADIAAPPTRWDEIPAFARQIRKRTGRYGLFLTTVPDDSAEMLETLVQMGVSLLDSERRAAFNSPAGRRAFQFWTDLYQEGLLPREVVSQGQRRAIELFQSGDLAMAATGAEFLRSIQTNAPGVAAVTESHPPVTGADGMANVALMTLAVPRQSSKQALALELALFLTDATNQARFATEARVLPSSVEALAMVRSQLEREKTRTPQQDQIRQARLLSAITLERARVLVPALPGIKRLQKILYTQLQRAMLGQVDSAEALGAAAMEWDRYAASRWPLDGSNS, translated from the coding sequence ATGACCTTTCAGCTGACGCGTCGACGGTTGTTGTTGGCTGCCGTGGCGGCTGGCTTGGCGGCTTGTGGGCGACGAAGCCCTGGACCAGAACTGAATTTGTGGACGTTGCAGCTTGCGCCCAAGTTCAACCGCTATTTCGCCGATTTGATAGCGGCTTGGACAACGGTGCATCCCGAGGATTCGGTGCGCTGGACGGATCTGCCTTGGGGGTCGGTGGAACGCAAATTGTTGGCTGCTGTCTATGCCCGCACAGCTCCCGATCTGGTGAATTTGAACCCACCTTTTGCGGCGAATTTGGCCAGTAAAGGGGGGCTCACGGATCTCACGCCCCTACTGCCATCGGATGCGGCTGAGCGCTATTTGCCATCGGTGTGGCAGGCCTGTCGCGACCCAGATGCCGGACAGATCGCTGTGCCTTGGTATCTCACCGTTCGGCTCAGTTTGGTGAATCGAGAGCTGTTGGATCAGGCCGATATCGCGGCACCGCCGACCCGATGGGATGAGATTCCTGCCTTTGCCCGGCAGATTCGGAAGCGGACGGGGCGGTATGGCCTCTTCCTCACCACGGTGCCAGACGATTCTGCTGAGATGTTGGAAACCCTCGTCCAGATGGGGGTCTCGTTGTTGGATTCGGAGCGACGCGCCGCGTTCAATAGCCCAGCTGGCCGCAGGGCGTTCCAGTTTTGGACCGATTTATATCAAGAGGGATTGTTGCCGCGGGAAGTCGTCAGTCAGGGCCAACGGCGGGCGATTGAACTGTTCCAGAGCGGGGATTTGGCGATGGCGGCCACAGGGGCTGAGTTCTTGCGCAGCATCCAAACGAATGCACCAGGGGTGGCCGCGGTGACGGAGTCACATCCGCCCGTAACGGGTGCTGATGGCATGGCGAATGTCGCCTTGATGACGTTGGCGGTGCCTCGGCAAAGCAGCAAGCAGGCCCTAGCCCTTGAGTTGGCTCTGTTCCTCACCGATGCCACCAACCAGGCGCGTTTTGCCACCGAAGCACGGGTTCTTCCCTCGTCTGTGGAGGCTTTGGCCATGGTGAGGTCCCAACTGGAGCGAGAGAAAACCCGCACGCCTCAGCAGGATCAGATTCGTCAAGCGCGGTTGCTGTCGGCGATCACGTTGGAGCGGGCTCGTGTTTTGGTGCCGGCTTTGCCAGGAATTAAACGATTGCAGAAAATCCTCTACACCCAGTTGCAGCGAGCGATGCTGGGCCAAGTGGACAGCGCTGAAGCACTCGGGGCTGCGGCCATGGAGTGGGATCGATATGCCGCGTCGCGTTGGCCCCTGGATGGAAGTAATTCTTAA
- the rpaB gene encoding response regulator transcription factor RpaB has translation MTGELPSQPKATVLVVDDEAAVRRVLVMRLQLSGYRVVCAEDGEQALELFHSESPDLIVLDVMLPKLDGFAVCRRLRAESCVPIIFLSAVEAISERVAGLDLGADDYLPKPFSPKELEARIATILRRVGRGNAVVESRELPTGQGVLRLGELVVDTNRRQVTRGSERINLTYTEFSLLELLFRDPGHVVPRAEILEQLWGYPPRRAADLRVVDVYVARLRGKLEPDPRNPELILTVRGIGYSSQRVGEVSATA, from the coding sequence ATGACGGGCGAGTTGCCGTCACAACCAAAAGCAACGGTTCTTGTTGTGGATGACGAAGCCGCGGTTCGCCGTGTCTTGGTCATGCGTCTACAGCTCTCGGGCTATCGCGTCGTTTGCGCCGAGGATGGCGAACAGGCGTTGGAGTTGTTCCATAGCGAGTCGCCGGATCTCATCGTTCTGGATGTGATGTTGCCCAAGCTCGATGGCTTTGCCGTGTGCCGTCGTCTTCGGGCTGAATCATGCGTACCGATCATTTTTCTTTCGGCTGTTGAAGCCATCTCCGAGCGCGTCGCCGGCCTCGACTTAGGAGCTGACGACTATCTTCCAAAGCCTTTTAGCCCCAAAGAGCTCGAAGCCCGCATCGCAACGATTCTTCGTCGCGTTGGCCGTGGCAATGCTGTTGTTGAAAGTCGCGAACTTCCCACTGGTCAGGGCGTGCTTCGTCTAGGTGAATTAGTCGTCGATACCAACCGCCGTCAGGTCACCCGCGGCAGTGAGCGCATCAACCTCACCTACACCGAGTTCAGCCTGTTGGAATTGCTCTTCCGCGATCCAGGCCATGTTGTTCCACGGGCTGAAATCCTGGAGCAATTGTGGGGATATCCCCCTCGCCGGGCTGCCGATCTTCGCGTCGTTGACGTCTATGTGGCCCGTTTACGCGGCAAGCTCGAACCGGATCCACGCAATCCTGAGCTCATTTTGACGGTGCGCGGCATCGGTTATTCCTCACAGCGTGTGGGCGAAGTGTCCGCGACGGCCTAA